The following coding sequences are from one Panicum hallii strain FIL2 chromosome 5, PHallii_v3.1, whole genome shotgun sequence window:
- the LOC112894026 gene encoding glucan endo-1,3-beta-glucosidase 13 isoform X1 — translation MAGRIVLALPALIFLLLVGHCRGGKIGVCYGRNADDLPAPDKVAQLIQQQSIKYVRIYDTNIDVIKAFANTGVELMVGVPNSDLLAFAQYQSNVDTWLKNSILPYYPATMITYITVGAEVTESPVNVSALVVPAMRNVHTALKKAGLHKKITISSTHSLGILSRSFPPSAGAFNSSYAYFLKPMLEFLVENQAPFMVDLYPYYAYQNSPSNVSLNYALFSPQSQDVIDPNTGLVYSNMFDAQVDSIFFALMALNFKTLKIMVTESGWPNKGAAKETGATPDNAQTYNTNLIRHVVNDSGTPAKPGEEIDVYIFSLFNENRKPGIESERNWGLFFPDKSSIYSLDWTGRGNVDVMTGANITSANGTWCIASANASETDLQNALNWACGPGNVDCSAIQPSQPCYQPDTLASHASYAFNSYYQQNGANVVACDFGGAGIRTTKDPSYDTCVYLAAGSKMSTTNSTSLPARSGSSPHPSAKCFTPLLFVLSVAMAAGML, via the exons ATGGCGGGGCGGATTGTGCTGGCGCTCCCTGCGCTCATCTTCTTGCTGCTCGTCG GGCACTGCCGCGGCGGCAAGATTGGCGTCTGCTACGGCCGCAACGCCGACGACCTTCCGGCGCCGGACAAGGTGGCGCAGCTCATCCAGCAGCAGTCCATCAAGTACGTGCGCATCTACGACACCAACATCGACGTCATCAAGGCCTTCGCCAACACCGGCGTCGAGCTCATGGTCGGCGTCCCCAACTCCGACCTCCTCGCCTTCGCGCAGTACCAGTCCAACGTCGACACCTGGCTCAAGAACAGCATCCTCCCCTACTACCCGGCCACCATGATCACCTACATCACCGTCGGCGCCGAGGTCACCGAGAGCCCCGTCAACGTCTCGGCACTCGTCGTGCCGGCCATGCGAAATGTGCACACTGCACTCAAGAAGGCCGGCCTGCACAAGAAGATCACCATCTCCAGCACGCACTCGCTCGGGATACTGTCCCGGTCGTTCCCGCCGTCTGCTGGGGCGTTCAATAGCAGCTATGCCTACTTCTTGAAGCCTATGCTGGAGTTCCTTGTGGAGAACCAGGCGCCGTTCATGGTGGACCTATACCCCTACTATGCGTACCAGAACTCGCCCAGCAATGTGTCCCTCAACTATGCGCTGTTCTCGCCGCAGTCTCAGGATGTGATCGACCCAAACACCGGACTGGTTTACAGTAACATGTTCGATGCTCAGGTTGATTCCATCTTCTTTGCGCTCATGGCTCTGAACTTCAAGACTCTGAAGATTATGGTCACTGAGTCAGGGTGGCCAAACAAAGGGGCAGCCAAGGAGACTGGAGCCACTCCAGACAATGCTCAGACTTACAATACCAATTTGATACGCCATGTTGTTAATGACAGCGGTACACCGGCGAAACCAGGGGAAGAAATTGATGTCTACATATTTTCATTGTTCAATGAGAACCGAAAACCTGGCATTGAGTCGGAGAGGAACTGGGGATTGTTTTTTCCAGACAAGAGCTCGATCTACAGCCTTGATTGGACTGGCCGAGGCAATGTGGATGTTATGACTGGAGCAAACATTACAAGTGCAAATGGAACCTGGTGTATTGCTTCAGCTAATGCATCAGAAACAGATCTGCAGAATGCCCTAAACTGGGCATGTGGTCCAGGCAACGTAGATTGCTCTGCTATTCAACCGAGCCAACCCTGCTATCAGCCAGACACTTTGGCTTCCCATGCTTCATATGCATTCAATAGCTATTACCAGCAAAATGGGGCCAACGTTGTGGCCTGTGACTTTGGTGGTGCCGGAATACGGACAACGAAAGATCCAA GTTACGACACCTGTGTCTATTTGGCTGCTGG CAGTAAGATGAGCACCACGAATTCAACATCTCTTCCAGCTCGGAGCGGCTCCAGTCCACACCCATCAGCCAAATGCTTCACCCCCTTGCTCTTCGTGCTGTCCGTTGCTATGGCTGCAGGTATGCTGTGA
- the LOC112892386 gene encoding uncharacterized protein LOC112892386: MRSPAASRGDPATATGHDTVRSPRRPPGRAAPQKNHVRCQCSRVGWTTRGLPAASVSGSARSAPGAAGTWPAGAHVNPAISSADTRPRRRRVARSGRFSFPHPGAPPPPACSPRPPCPACRFGWMPCRAGGLGPGDLPLHARGRRRPLARRIGLSLSSGCPMKKLDRRVVSQRAGGLGGEEKSRAVCWGEFTIRLGDCRDPTQARCTEQHLVLVRPSAAAAAAPDWTTCKISLELSLSASASSVCRGSRLDGSGPALWNERNERGQERWREKARRPGRQMDGCRGISASLRMNMRATTCASLVHTSERPCAVRVLWTSESAVSLEKNLLDRSPTPEPRRVRGTPSNTMTHTTSTW, from the coding sequence ATGCGATCCCCGGCCGCATCGCGCGGGGATCCGGCGACAGCGACCGGCCACGATACGGTGCGATCGCCTCGCCGGCCGCCCGGCCGCGCGGCGCCCCAGAAAAATCATGTGCGCTGCCAGTGTTCTCGGGTCGGGTGGACCACGCGTGGACTGCCTGCTGCCTCTGTCTCCGGCTCTGCTCGCTCCGCGCCAGGCGCCGCGGGAACGTGGCCGGCGGGGGCGCATGTGAACCCCGCGATCTCGTCCGCGGATACGCGCCCGCGTCGCCGTCGCGTCGCTCGGTCCGGACGATTTTCTTTCCCCCACCCCGGCGCTCCCCCACCGCCTGCCTGCTCGCCGCGCCCGCCCTGCCCTGCCTGCCGGTTTGGATGGATGCCGTGCCGGGCGGGCGGCCTTGGGCCGGGAGACCTGCCGCTtcacgcgcgcgggcggcggcgtcccTTGGCGCGCCGGATcggtctctctctctcatctGGCTGCCCGATGAAGAAGCTGGATCGTCGTGTCGTGAGCCAGAGGGCCGGCGGCCTGGGGGGAGAAGAAAAATCCAGAGCTGTCTGCTGGGGCGAGTTTACTATCAGGTTGGGAGATTGCAGAGATCCGACCCAGGCCCGGTGTACGGAGCAGCACCTTGTACTTGTTCGGCCATcagcagctgcagctgcagctcCGGATTGGACGACCTGTAAAATCTCGCTCGAGCTCTCGCTTTCAGCCAGCGCTAGTAGTGTTTGTCGTGGGAGCCGCCTCGACGGTAGCGGGCCGGCACTTTGGAACGAACGAAACGAAAGGGGACAGGAAAGATGGCGAGAAAAGGCGCGTAGGCCCGGCCGACAGATGGATGGATGCCGAGGTATATCCGCCTCTCTGCGTATGAATATGCGTGCTACTACGTGTGCCTCTCTGGTACACACTAGCGAGCGCCCATGCGCCGTGCGTGTCCTGTGGACGAGTGAATCAGCCGTCTCCCTGGAGAAGAACCTGCTCGATCGCAGCCCGACCCCCGAGCCTCGCCGGGTACGTGGCACACCAAGTAATACGATGACGCATACTACGAGTACGTGGTAG
- the LOC112894026 gene encoding glucan endo-1,3-beta-glucosidase 13 isoform X3, whose protein sequence is MAGRIVLALPALIFLLLVGHCRGGKIGVCYGRNADDLPAPDKVAQLIQQQSIKYVRIYDTNIDVIKAFANTGVELMVGVPNSDLLAFAQYQSNVDTWLKNSILPYYPATMITYITVGAEVTESPVNVSALVVPAMRNVHTALKKAGLHKKITISSTHSLGILSRSFPPSAGAFNSSYAYFLKPMLEFLVENQAPFMVDLYPYYAYQNSPSNVSLNYALFSPQSQDVIDPNTGLVYSNMFDAQVDSIFFALMALNFKTLKIMVTESGWPNKGAAKETGATPDNAQTYNTNLIRHVVNDSGTPAKPGEEIDVYIFSLFNENRKPGIESERNWGLFFPDKSSIYSLDWTGRGNVDVMTGANITSANGTWCIASANASETDLQNALNWACGPGNVDCSAIQPSQPCYQPDTLASHASYAFNSYYQQNGANVVACDFGGAGIRTTKDPSYDTCVYLAAG, encoded by the exons ATGGCGGGGCGGATTGTGCTGGCGCTCCCTGCGCTCATCTTCTTGCTGCTCGTCG GGCACTGCCGCGGCGGCAAGATTGGCGTCTGCTACGGCCGCAACGCCGACGACCTTCCGGCGCCGGACAAGGTGGCGCAGCTCATCCAGCAGCAGTCCATCAAGTACGTGCGCATCTACGACACCAACATCGACGTCATCAAGGCCTTCGCCAACACCGGCGTCGAGCTCATGGTCGGCGTCCCCAACTCCGACCTCCTCGCCTTCGCGCAGTACCAGTCCAACGTCGACACCTGGCTCAAGAACAGCATCCTCCCCTACTACCCGGCCACCATGATCACCTACATCACCGTCGGCGCCGAGGTCACCGAGAGCCCCGTCAACGTCTCGGCACTCGTCGTGCCGGCCATGCGAAATGTGCACACTGCACTCAAGAAGGCCGGCCTGCACAAGAAGATCACCATCTCCAGCACGCACTCGCTCGGGATACTGTCCCGGTCGTTCCCGCCGTCTGCTGGGGCGTTCAATAGCAGCTATGCCTACTTCTTGAAGCCTATGCTGGAGTTCCTTGTGGAGAACCAGGCGCCGTTCATGGTGGACCTATACCCCTACTATGCGTACCAGAACTCGCCCAGCAATGTGTCCCTCAACTATGCGCTGTTCTCGCCGCAGTCTCAGGATGTGATCGACCCAAACACCGGACTGGTTTACAGTAACATGTTCGATGCTCAGGTTGATTCCATCTTCTTTGCGCTCATGGCTCTGAACTTCAAGACTCTGAAGATTATGGTCACTGAGTCAGGGTGGCCAAACAAAGGGGCAGCCAAGGAGACTGGAGCCACTCCAGACAATGCTCAGACTTACAATACCAATTTGATACGCCATGTTGTTAATGACAGCGGTACACCGGCGAAACCAGGGGAAGAAATTGATGTCTACATATTTTCATTGTTCAATGAGAACCGAAAACCTGGCATTGAGTCGGAGAGGAACTGGGGATTGTTTTTTCCAGACAAGAGCTCGATCTACAGCCTTGATTGGACTGGCCGAGGCAATGTGGATGTTATGACTGGAGCAAACATTACAAGTGCAAATGGAACCTGGTGTATTGCTTCAGCTAATGCATCAGAAACAGATCTGCAGAATGCCCTAAACTGGGCATGTGGTCCAGGCAACGTAGATTGCTCTGCTATTCAACCGAGCCAACCCTGCTATCAGCCAGACACTTTGGCTTCCCATGCTTCATATGCATTCAATAGCTATTACCAGCAAAATGGGGCCAACGTTGTGGCCTGTGACTTTGGTGGTGCCGGAATACGGACAACGAAAGATCCAA GTTACGACACCTGTGTCTATTTGGCTGCTGGGTAA
- the LOC112893784 gene encoding profilin-A translates to MSWQTYVDEHLMCETEGHHLTCAAIIGHDGTVWAQSAAFPSFKPEEMSNIMKDFDEPGFLAPTGLFLGPTKYMVIQGEPGAVIRGKKGSGGITVKKTGQALVIGIYEEPMTPGQCNMVVERLGDYLVEQGL, encoded by the exons ATGTCGTGGCAGACGTACGTCGACGAGCACCTCATGTGCGAGACCGAGGGCCACCACCTCACCTGCGCCGCCATCATCGGCCACGACGGCACCGTCTGGGCTCAGAGCGccgccttcccgtcg TTCAAGCCTGAGGAGATGTCCAACATCATGAAGGACTTCGACGAGCCCGGGTTCCTGGCCCCGACAGGCCTCTTCCTCGGCCCCACCAAGTACATGGTCATCCAAGGCGAGCCCGGCGCCGTCATCCGCGGGAAGAAG GGATCTGGAGGCATTACCGTGAAGAAGACCGGGCAGGCCCTCGTGATCGGCATCTACGAGGAGCCCATGACCCCCGGGCAGTGCAACATGGTGGTCGAGAGGCTCGGCGACTACCTCGTAGAGCAAGGCCTGTAA
- the LOC112894026 gene encoding glucan endo-1,3-beta-glucosidase 13 isoform X2, with protein sequence MAGRIVLALPALIFLLLVGHCRGGKIGVCYGRNADDLPAPDKVAQLIQQQSIKYVRIYDTNIDVIKAFANTGVELMVGVPNSDLLAFAQYQSNVDTWLKNSILPYYPATMITYITVGAEVTESPVNVSALVVPAMRNVHTALKKAGLHKKITISSTHSLGILSRSFPPSAGAFNSSYAYFLKPMLEFLVENQAPFMVDLYPYYAYQNSPSNVSLNYALFSPQSQDVIDPNTGLVYSNMFDAQVDSIFFALMALNFKTLKIMVTESGWPNKGAAKETGATPDNAQTYNTNLIRHVVNDSGTPAKPGEEIDVYIFSLFNENRKPGIESERNWGLFFPDKSSIYSLDWTGRGNVDVMTGANITSANGTWCIASANASETDLQNALNWACGPGNVDCSAIQPSQPCYQPDTLASHASYAFNSYYQQNGANVVACDFGGAGIRTTKDPSYDTCVYLAAGKMSTTNSTSLPARSGSSPHPSAKCFTPLLFVLSVAMAAGML encoded by the exons ATGGCGGGGCGGATTGTGCTGGCGCTCCCTGCGCTCATCTTCTTGCTGCTCGTCG GGCACTGCCGCGGCGGCAAGATTGGCGTCTGCTACGGCCGCAACGCCGACGACCTTCCGGCGCCGGACAAGGTGGCGCAGCTCATCCAGCAGCAGTCCATCAAGTACGTGCGCATCTACGACACCAACATCGACGTCATCAAGGCCTTCGCCAACACCGGCGTCGAGCTCATGGTCGGCGTCCCCAACTCCGACCTCCTCGCCTTCGCGCAGTACCAGTCCAACGTCGACACCTGGCTCAAGAACAGCATCCTCCCCTACTACCCGGCCACCATGATCACCTACATCACCGTCGGCGCCGAGGTCACCGAGAGCCCCGTCAACGTCTCGGCACTCGTCGTGCCGGCCATGCGAAATGTGCACACTGCACTCAAGAAGGCCGGCCTGCACAAGAAGATCACCATCTCCAGCACGCACTCGCTCGGGATACTGTCCCGGTCGTTCCCGCCGTCTGCTGGGGCGTTCAATAGCAGCTATGCCTACTTCTTGAAGCCTATGCTGGAGTTCCTTGTGGAGAACCAGGCGCCGTTCATGGTGGACCTATACCCCTACTATGCGTACCAGAACTCGCCCAGCAATGTGTCCCTCAACTATGCGCTGTTCTCGCCGCAGTCTCAGGATGTGATCGACCCAAACACCGGACTGGTTTACAGTAACATGTTCGATGCTCAGGTTGATTCCATCTTCTTTGCGCTCATGGCTCTGAACTTCAAGACTCTGAAGATTATGGTCACTGAGTCAGGGTGGCCAAACAAAGGGGCAGCCAAGGAGACTGGAGCCACTCCAGACAATGCTCAGACTTACAATACCAATTTGATACGCCATGTTGTTAATGACAGCGGTACACCGGCGAAACCAGGGGAAGAAATTGATGTCTACATATTTTCATTGTTCAATGAGAACCGAAAACCTGGCATTGAGTCGGAGAGGAACTGGGGATTGTTTTTTCCAGACAAGAGCTCGATCTACAGCCTTGATTGGACTGGCCGAGGCAATGTGGATGTTATGACTGGAGCAAACATTACAAGTGCAAATGGAACCTGGTGTATTGCTTCAGCTAATGCATCAGAAACAGATCTGCAGAATGCCCTAAACTGGGCATGTGGTCCAGGCAACGTAGATTGCTCTGCTATTCAACCGAGCCAACCCTGCTATCAGCCAGACACTTTGGCTTCCCATGCTTCATATGCATTCAATAGCTATTACCAGCAAAATGGGGCCAACGTTGTGGCCTGTGACTTTGGTGGTGCCGGAATACGGACAACGAAAGATCCAA GTTACGACACCTGTGTCTATTTGGCTGCTGG TAAGATGAGCACCACGAATTCAACATCTCTTCCAGCTCGGAGCGGCTCCAGTCCACACCCATCAGCCAAATGCTTCACCCCCTTGCTCTTCGTGCTGTCCGTTGCTATGGCTGCAGGTATGCTGTGA